The nucleotide sequence CGATGCCGTCTTCCTCAAGCCGGCTGATGATCCGCGACAGGGTTTCGTGACGCGCGCCGATCATCGAGGCCAGATCGCGGCGCGACAGCGGCAACTGCATCACCCGGCTGCCGTCAGCTCCAGCGCGGCCGTGGCGATCCATCAACACCGACAGCAGATGCACGAACTTAGTCCGGTTGGAAAACGTGGCGTTTTGGACCAGTTTGGCGTGCGCGTCGTCGAGATCGGCGGCGACCCGCCGCACGAACTCCAAACCCAAGGCGGGATTTTTATCGAGCAGCGTCCTCACGACGTGCTTGTCGATGAAACACACCTTGCCAGGCCCCAGCGCTTCGGCGTTATGCCGGCGATTCTCGCCCAGCAACAAACCCCGATAACCCAAGGTGTCGCCCGGATAGCCGAGCTGGACCAGCACGGCGTTGCCGCCGTCATCGACCTTGCGGATCGCGACCGTACCCGAGACGATGCAATAAATTCCGTGACTCGGTTCGCCCGCTGAAAAAATTGGTTCGCCGGTCTGATACAGCCGACATTTCTTGGCCTGGGTGAGCAACCTGATCTCGTCATCGGCCAGCACGCGCCATTCAGTCTGCTCGCGCCATTCGCATTCAAAACAACTGGCGCCGGGTATCGATCTGCGTCGCTCCACCGTCAACGCCCTCCTGCTCGCTTTCACGTTATCGAATTGATGTGTTCGCTCGTCGCTCCATCCGATTGGGCTTACAAAATGGCTGTGAATTTTAGGACTATAGTTATAGTGATAGAGACAACTATAGTTCAGTAATTGCTGAAGGAGGACGACCCATGCCGCAGGCGCTGTTGCGACCGATTCTGGCGATCGCGGTTTCCTTTTTGATTTTCGTGGGCGTTTTGTGGGTCATCGATCCCGTCGGCGGCTTTTTCACGTTGGTCGGTCCCGCTTCCACCGATCAAACTTATCGCTACGCGGCTAAGCCCGCTGGCTTGGATACCCCCGCCGGCCAGTGCGTGGTCTGTCACAGCATCGAAAAAAATGGTCCGATGCGCTCCGCACCTAATCTTTGGGGCATCGTCGGCGCTCCGAAAGGCAGGGTAAAGGGTTACGGCTATTCCCGCGCCTTGCTGGAAGCCGGCGGCGTCTGGACCGAACGGGAATTGCACGAGTATTTGACCGCGCCCGATAAATTCCTGCCCGGCACCAAGAAAACGCTGTTGGGTTTGCCGGACGAGAAGGAACGGGCCGAACTGATTTCGTTTCTCGCCACCCTCAAGGATTGACGCGGGTTCGAGCGTCGCTTTTAACGCCTCAACGCTGGCGCGCGATACAAAATATAAAATATCTTGAGTCCGCTCATAACCCTACACTCGCCTCATCGTCACCTTCGTTAGGAGATGCATTCATGCAGCCACTTTCTTTCGGCTATCGCGGCTCGTTCGCTCTAGCGCTGCTGGTCGCCAGCGGCGTCGCTCAGGCTCACACTTTCGGACTGCCTCACATGGATTTCGCGACGGGATTCATCCATCCCATCGGTGGCCTGGATCACGTTTTAGCGATGGTTGCGGTCGGTTTGTGGGCCACGCAACTGAGCGGGCGGGCGCTCTGGTCGGTGCCTCTGACCTTCGTGCTGACGATGGCTATCGGCGGCGCATTCGGCTTTCTCGGCGTTCGGTTGCCGTTGGTGGAAACCGGCATCGCCGGTTCGGTGCTGGTGCTAGGCGTTTTAGTCGCGCTGGCTTCGCGCTTGCCGCTGATGGCCAGCATGACGCTGGCCGGGGTGTTCGCCGTTTTCCACGGCTACGCGCACGGGGCGGAAATGGCGGTTGAATCGAGCGCGCTGTGGTACAGCCTGGGCTTCTTGTTGGCGACCGCGCTGTTGCACGGCGCGGGCGTCGGCCTCGGCCTGCTGGCCTGGCGCGGTGCGGCGGCGCGGTGGTTGCGCCTCAGCGGCGCGGCCATCGCGGCCGGCGGCGCACTGTTGCTGGTCGGGTGATTGCGACTTATTTCATCGGCTCCCGCCGGCGTGGAGAGGGATTAAGTCCCGATTTCATGCACGAATTTTCGCTGTGCGAAGGCATCATCGAAGCCATCACCACCCAAACCCGGCAACAAGGCTTCAGCCGGGTGCGGCGGGTGTGGCTGGAAATCGGCGCGCTGGCGAATGTCGAACTGGATGCCTTGCGCTTTGCCTTTGAAGTCGTGCGCGCTAACACGGTCGCGGCGGCGGCGGAATTGGACATCATCACCCTGCCGGGCCGCGCGTGGTGTCTGAATTGCATGCGAACGATAGCGGTCGACGAACTGTACGATCCATGCCCGCTCTGCGGCGGTTATCAATGGCGGCTGACCGGCGGTAACGAAATGCGAATCAAGGAGTTGGAGGTCGAATAAATGTGTGCTACTTGCGGTTGCGGCGAAAGCGAGCCGGTCGCCCATTCCCATTCCCAGGCTCACGATTCCACCCACGAGCACGCGGGCGGCTTGGTTCACGACCACGCCCACGAACATCCGCGCCGGATCAGTTTGGAACAGGACATTCTGGCGAAAAACGCCGAATTCGCCGCCGGCAACCGACGACTGTTCGCGGATCGCGGCATGTTCGTGCTGAATCTGGTCTCCAGCCCCGGCTCCGGCAAGACCACGCTGTTGACGCAAACGGTTCGCTCGTTGGGCGACGCCTTTCCCGTCACGGTGATCGGCGGGGACCAGCAAACCGCCCGCGACGCCG is from Candidatus Competibacteraceae bacterium and encodes:
- the hypA gene encoding hydrogenase maturation nickel metallochaperone HypA → MHEFSLCEGIIEAITTQTRQQGFSRVRRVWLEIGALANVELDALRFAFEVVRANTVAAAAELDIITLPGRAWCLNCMRTIAVDELYDPCPLCGGYQWRLTGGNEMRIKELEVE
- a CDS encoding Crp/Fnr family transcriptional regulator — its product is MERRRSIPGASCFECEWREQTEWRVLADDEIRLLTQAKKCRLYQTGEPIFSAGEPSHGIYCIVSGTVAIRKVDDGGNAVLVQLGYPGDTLGYRGLLLGENRRHNAEALGPGKVCFIDKHVVRTLLDKNPALGLEFVRRVAADLDDAHAKLVQNATFSNRTKFVHLLSVLMDRHGRAGADGSRVMQLPLSRRDLASMIGARHETLSRIISRLEEDGIARFSGRTVHVAQPDSLLDEIRPSLLG
- a CDS encoding HupE/UreJ family protein; this translates as MQPLSFGYRGSFALALLVASGVAQAHTFGLPHMDFATGFIHPIGGLDHVLAMVAVGLWATQLSGRALWSVPLTFVLTMAIGGAFGFLGVRLPLVETGIAGSVLVLGVLVALASRLPLMASMTLAGVFAVFHGYAHGAEMAVESSALWYSLGFLLATALLHGAGVGLGLLAWRGAAARWLRLSGAAIAAGGALLLVG